The DNA sequence TAGCCATGCTGCTGAAGTCCTTCGTAGGCGGTCGCATCATCAGTATAGACCGTTGATCCTTGTGAAACGCTGTCACAGACAATCCGGTGCAGCGTGATGGCCTTGGTGTCAGCCACCCTGAATGATTTGATCTGCCTGCTGCCGCGTTCTTTGATGCCAACCACCGCAGTTTTGCCCACCGTCCCTCGCCCGGCGTTGAGCTTTCTGTCTTTATGCTTGTTCTTCTCCCAGCCACCGAGATAGGTTTCGTCCACTTCCACCTGACAGCCAAAAAGCTCAGATGCATTGTTCGCCCAGGCAGCTCTGATGCGGTGCGCCATGAACCAGGCATTCGACTGGTGCATGCCGGTGTCGTTGGCCAGCTTGTAACTCGAAACCCCTTTCAGTGACGTTGACAGCAGATAGATGCCCATCAGCCATTTCCGATACGTGATGTTGCTGCCTTCCATCAGCGTTCCGGTCTTGACGCTGAAATACTTGCGGCAGGCCCTGCACCAGTAGGGCATGGTCTTATGACTGGCTTCAGTGGTCTGTCTCGATTCACAGCGCGGACAGACGCGGCCATCTTTCCAGCGCAGCGCCTCAATGTGTTTCATCGCATCGGACTGAGTCGCAAACTGTTCCAGAAACTCGTAAAGGCTGACCCGCTTTCAATCTCGCTTGTTCTTGTGCATGAAATTTACTTCCCACTTGCTCTTTCTACGTCAGAAAGTAATTTCAAAAAGCCGTCTTTGTCAACTATTAACGATTATTCCCAAAAAATAATCGCTTAGGCAAACTGACCGCAACCGCCACCGATTTGATCGGACCTGAACTGCAGGTGCGCTCTATTGCTGATGCCAGCCTAATCCAGCATCGGAGAATGTCAGGCTGAGATAATCGAAAAAGGCTTTCGCCGGCGGATTCATTTCAAGATTTTTATTCCAGATTAGTCCGACATCCATTGATTCAACAGGTCCGACCACATTTTTCACTTCCACGTGTTGTCCCTCCAAGGACCAAGGGCGATACACCATGTCGGAGAGTATTGTTACCCCCATCCCCGTAGCCACCATGCTCCGGACAGCCTCAACCGAAGTTGTCTTGAATACAACATTGGGTGTGAACCCTGTTGATGACCAATATCTCATGGCTGAATTTTCAGCCTCGTCAACAGTAAGCATGATGTACGGTTGTTCCGAAACCTCAGAGAATCCTATTGGGTCGACATTCAACAGCGGATGATCTGCCCACAGCCACAGTCGTCTGCGAGACCTCAGCAGAACTTTGGAATCAATTTCTTCCGTATTCCGCAAGTTTGATACCAGAATAACAGCGATATCGATTTCTCCATTGGCAATCTTGGACTCAATGTCATCTCTATGCCACTCGTGCATCTGCACAACCACTTCGGGAAATGATCGGCTGAAACGCGTCAGAATCTGGGGAATGAAATAGCCTGAAACCGTATATGTCAATCCTACCTTTACCTTCCCCTGTAAAGTTCTTCCAGAAAGTCGAAGCCCACGCGTGGCTTCGGAAACAGCCGCTAGAATGTTCTGTGCATGGCTTAAAAACTGATAACCTTCGTAGGTCAACTGCACACCACCGGACTGCCGCTGAAATAAAGGCGCCCCAATTTCTTCCTCTAGTGACATGATTGCAGCGCTGACTGCTGATTGGGAAATGTTTAAGTTGGTTGCCGCAGAAGATATTTTTCCTGAATCCGCAACTGCTATGAAATAACGTATTTTTCGAAATGTTATATTCATCTGTTTTTCTGATAATTCTATGCAGAATATTCTATTTTACAATACTGAACCAATTTCATATAAACCGAATTGACTTTCCAGTTCAGTCGTTTTTGAGAGACTGGAAGCCGAGGCTGAATCGCTAGTCTGATTGACAAAAACATCGATCATTGAGTTAGCGAATCAGTGGAATTCATCAGAAGTTAGGTGAGGAGATTATGAAAATGAAAAAGATACTGTCAATTGCAGTTGCGGTTGGACTCTTTGGCGGAAGCAGCGCATTCGCTGAGAATTGGTATCCGTATCCGGTCGAGGTTTGGAACCCGCCTTTTGATATGGCTAGTCCTCGAACAACCGTGGATTACCAACCGCTGGAAAAAGCGGAAAAAGCATGGGATATATGCGTATCTTTTCCGCACATGAAAGATGCCTACTGGCTTGCCGTCGACTATGGCGTCGTAGCTGAGTCAGAAAGACTCGGTGTCAAGATGCAACTGGTGGAAGCAGGCGGCTACACGAATCTGAACACCCAGATTTCCCAAATTGAAGACTGCGTCGCACGTGGCGCAGACGCTGTTGTCATTGGTGCGATTTCTTTCGACGGTATGAACAATCTGGTCAGTGAAATTCGAGGCAAAGGGATTCCTGTTATTGATGTCATCAATGGAATGTCGTCATCGGAATTGTCTGCAAAGTCGTTGGTTTCATTCGGTGAGATGGGATACAAAGCCGGAGAGTATATTGCGAACCTGCATCCTGCCGGTTCGGGCAAAGTCCAAGTGGCATGGTTTCCGGGACCTCCTGGTGCTGGCTGGGTAGAAGCTGGAAATGCAGGCTTTCAAGAAGCCGTGAGTGGCTCAGATATTGAAGTGGTGGACACCAAGTATGGTGATACTGGCAAGGAAGTGCAGTTGAAATTGGTCGAAGACGTTCTTGAGGCAAATCCGGATGTTCAGTACATTGTCGGCACGTCCCCGACGGTAGAGGCTTCTATCAGCCTTTTGCGGTCCAGAGGACTATCGGACCAAATCAAGTTGCTTGCCTACTACTTCACACCTGGAGTATTTCGTGGGATTCAACGAGGTCAGGTTCTGGCAGCGCCAACGGATTCGGCAGTCATTCAAGGACGTATTGCTATCGACCAGGCAGTCAGAATTCTTGAGGGCAAATCTTATGAGCAACATGTTGGACCCGCTCTATATGTAATTGACTCAAACAACATCAATACATTTGATCGTTCATCATCACTTGCTCCGGACGACTTCAAGCCCAAATTCACAGTGAATTGATCGAAATTTGATTGATTTGGCAACGTCAGCTGAAACAACCAGGAATGAAGGTGGTCTTCCGGATAAAGGGAGACCACCTCTTTTGGAGTTAAAGGGAATAACAAAGTACTTCTCAGGTACTTTGGCACTGGAAGAGGTGAATTTCAGTTTGCTTCCTGGCGAAGTTCACGTACTTTTTGGAGAAAACGGCGCTGGCAAGAGTACATTGATATCAATAGTATCAGGTGCTCATCGTCCTGATGCAGGGAGAGTCGAGTTTCACGGCACTCCAATCGAAACGTTCTCTGTCCACCATGCGCGTGCCCTTGGCATCAGTACCGTTTTTCAGGAGTTTTCACTGGTACCGCAGCTTACCGTGGAGGAAAATTTGTTTCTCGGGGCCGAGAACACACGTTACGGTTTTTTGGACCGGTCCCAAAATCGACAAAAAGCACGGGACGTGCTGAACCGACTTGGTTTCTCGATTGATCCTGCAAAACAGGTATCTTTCCTTTCCCGAGCTGAGCAGCAAATGATTGAGATAGCCAAGTCATTTCGATCAGATTCGACAGTTCTTATTCTTGATGAACCAACAGCGTCCTTGACGAATCAAGAAGCTGAGCAGTTATTTGCTCTGATTGAAAAACTCAAAGTACAGGGTGCAGGCATCATATACATCACCCATCGGATTAACGAAATACGCAGGATTGGAGATCGCATCACAGTATTGCGAGACGGGAAAACGATCGCAACAGTTGATGCAGGAACTTCGGAAAATCAACTGATGCAGCTAATGACCGGGCGGGTGATTGACCAAATCTTCCCCGAATTAAAGTTCCAACCGTCCAATACCGTGCTGGAAGTGAAGGATTTGTCGACTACCGATGGCAGGGTGGGAGGCGTATCAATGCAACTTGCTCAGGGCGAAATTGTCGGAATGGCCGGTCTAGTAGGATCAGGGAAGTCGGAAGTGGCTCGAGCTTGCTTTGGGCTGAGTAGAATCGGTGCCGGAAAGATTGTTTTGAACGGTGCGACTATCGATAAGCCAACGCCGCGACGGATGCTGGACCGAGGTTTGTTCTACATAACTTCAGACCGTCGCGAAGAAGGATTGATGATGACGAGAAATGCCCGAGAAAATTTGACAATCGCAGCACTTTCGACTGCAATGTTCTCGCAGGGTCAAATACTTCGACGTCGCAAAGAAGCCATTCATGCAAAGCAGCTTGCGAAACAGCTTAATGTTCAGCCTGGCAACATCGAGCAACTGGTAGAACATTTTTCTGGTGGTAATCAGCAAAAGATTTTGCTCGCAAAAAGCTTGACACGAAAAGTGAAACTATTTGTATTTGATGAACCGACTGTGGGTGTAGATGTAGGAACAAGAGTTGCGATTTATCAGTTTATTGCAGGGTTGTGCAAGGATGGCGCTGCGGTGTTGCTTATTTCGTCGGATTTACCAGAAATATTGCACATGACCCACCGTGTTTATGTGATGCGCCAGGGATCAGTTTCTGCTGAGTTGCGAGGGCGTGAGATTAATCAGGAAAGTGTATTGCGCAACTGCTTTAGCCCTAAAGATGTCAATTGAAACTGGAGAACGAAACGTGAAAGGACGTGGAAGCATGAAGATATTTTCGGTTTGTGGCCGAATATTGAAAGTTGCATTTGTGCGTCTTGGCGTTTTGCCATTTTTGTTGTTGATCGCTGTAATCGTTTTCACAATTCTTTCAGATAACTTTCTATCAGGACGTAATTTCCTCAATGTGATTCGGCAATCAACTTACCTTACACTGGTTGCTGTCGGGCAAATGTTTGCATTGCTAACCGGAGGTTTCGATTTGTCTGTCGGAACAATTCTAGCGGTTACATCAGTCGTAGGTGCGACGGTAATGGCAGCTGCATTTGTAGCGATGCCGGAGTCGATTGGGTTGGTGATTATGATTGGGATTTTAGTGGGAGTGTTCGCAGGGACCCTGATCGGAGTTGTCAATGGCATCGGAGTTGCTGTATTCAATGTTTCTCCATTCATGATGAGTCTTGGTATGGCATCTGTGGGGTTTGGCGCTGCACTGTATATGACTGGTGGAACCCCGGTCTATGGAATGCCGATAGAGTTTGGAGACATATTCGGTTTTGGGTCCGTTTATGGGACCCCAACTCCTGTATTGGTTGCGGCGATTGTTGTTTTGGTTCTGTTCTTCGTAGTGAACTGGACTCGAATAGGTCGATATTTTTATGCAGTAGGTGGAAATATCAAGGCTGCACGCTTGTCTGGAATTAATACCAGATTAACTCTCTTTCTTGCCTACGTTTGCTGCGGCTTTATGACCGCAATTGCTGGAATACTTCTTACTGCACGCCTTGATACGGGCGAGGCGAATATCGGTGCAACAATGCCGTTAGAGTCGATTGCTGCCTGCGTGATAGCAGGAGTGAGTCTGCGTGGTGGCATTGGAAGATTGGAAAACGTCGTGCTAGGTGCATTGTTTATCGGTCTCGTTCAAAACGGCATGAATTTAGCACGCATTGAGTCTTATCTTCAGATCGTAGTCATCGGGCTATTACTGATTTTTGCGGTAGTGGCTGATCAGTTTCGCCTTCGAGTTATTGCTGGCATGCAGGGCTGAACAGCGGTTTCGTAAATATTTAATCAGCAACAAAAGTAAATCAGCGGAGGAAGAAGATGTCAGTTCTAGTCAATTGTGATATGGGTGAAAGCTACGGCATATACAAGATGGGAGAGGACGAAAAACTTATGCCTCTTATTAACTTGGCTAATGTTGCATGTGGATTTCATGGATCAGACCCAAATCACATGCGTAAAACCGTTGAACTTGCAAAGCAAAACGAAGTTCAAGTAGGTGCGCATCCTTCACTGCCGGATCGGCAGGGATTCGGAAGACGAGCCATGACAATCGAACGTGATGAGCTCACCAATATCATCATTTATCAGATTGGTGCACTGAACGGATTTTTGGGTCGGGAGAACATGAAGCTAAATCACATCAAGCCTCACGGAGCGCTCTATGGCATGGCTGCGCGTGATGAATCTGTCGCGCATGCGATCTGTGATGCAGCTGAACCATTTGGAGTTCCCCTGCTTGGCATGAAAAACACGGTTCATGAAAGGGTTTACAAGGCTCGCGGAATGCAGTTCCTAGCGGAGTATTACGCTGATCTTGAGTATGACGACAGTGGAAATTTAATTATTACTCGAGAGCACGATCCAGTGGATCCGAAGGTTGCTGCCGAGCGCTGTCGGCGAGCCATAGAAGAGGGAACCACTGAATCAGTCAATGGCAAGTCTGTAGAAGTAGGAAGCGACTGCATCTGCGTACACTCAGACACTCCGAACGCTGTTGATGTGGCAGTAGCAGTACGGGAGATTGTAGACCTCTACACCTCCGAGGCAAACCAGTAATCGGAATATAGATCGATTTGAGGGTCAAATTATGTCAACAAAGCAAATTATCTCGCAATTACCAGGAACCTTCTATCGGCGACCGTCGCCGGACCAACATTTTTACAAGGAGGAAGGTGATACCGTCGCTGTAGGAGAGACAATCGGATTAATTGAGGTAATGAAATCGTTTCATGAAGTGAAATCTGACCACGATGGGAAAATTTCAAAATTTCTGGTGGACGATGAAGATGCAGTTATGGCTGGACAGCCGATTGCTGATGTGAATTGAGACTGAAGTCAAGGCTATGGCAATCAAGCGGCTGTTTATTGCAAACAGGGGGGAAATCGCGGTACGAATAATTCGTAGCGCCAGAAGTATGGGTATCCATACCATTCAGGCATACAGCGAAGCTGATGTCGATTCGCTTGCTGTTCGTTATGCCGATGAAGCTGTACTGATTGGAAAACCGCCAGCGGCGAAATCCTATTTGAATATCGAAGCAGTTCTGGCAGGTGCGAAAAAAACTAAGGCAGACGCAGTGCACCCAGGATACGGATTTCTTGCAGAAAACGGAGATTTCGCAGATGCTGTTGAAGCGGCTGGCTTAATTTTTGTAGGACCGCGCGGAAACACGATCAGGCATTTGGCAGATAAGGTAGCAGCGAGATCGGCCGCAAATGCTGCTGGACTTCCGACCGTACCTGGCAGTTCTGGCAGGGTTAGTGCAAATCATCCTCTTGATGTGATTGACAGTAATCTAGAGTTTCCAGTGTTGATTAAAGCTGCTGCCGGTGGCGGAGGAAGGGGTATTCGCATCGCAAGGGATGAAGATGAATTCTGCCGACTGGCCCCACAAGCGGCTATTGAAGCACAATCTGCATTTGGAGATAACGGAATCTACGTTGAAGCGTACATTGAGAATGCAAGGCATATAGAAGTTCAAGTCATTGGCGATGGTTCAAGGACTGTTCATTTTTATGATCGAGAGTGCTCTTTGCAGAGGAATCGTCAGAAAATTTGGGAAGAAGCTCCAGCTTCTGTCCTCTCAACTGAAATTCGAGAAAAGCTGTGTCAATCGGCTGTAGCGTTTTCCGAGAGCGTAGGTTATCGCAGCGCTGGCACGATGGAGTTTCTTTATGACGTCGAAAAGGAAAAATTCTATTTTCTTGAAATGAATACTCGAATTCAAGTTGAGCATCCTGTGACAGAGTGCATTACCGCAGTTGATTTGATTCGAGAGTCTATTCTGGTTGCTGATAGCGGACGCTTACATTTGAATCAGGAAGACATTGTTCTGAATGGCCATTCGATTGAGTGCCGCATCAATGCCGAAGATCCTGTCAAAGGTTTTATGCCGAGTCCGGGGACAGTTGCTGTCCTCAATCTTCCAGGAGGCCCTGGAGTGCGATTTGACTCCATGCTTTTTTCGGGTTGCCAGATACCACCTTATTACGACTCGTTGGTTGGGAAGCTGATAGTCTGGGACGATTCCAGAGAGCAAGCCTTGCAGCGGATGAAGGTTGCTCTAAACGAGTTGGAAATAGAGGGAATATCGACAACCAAACTATTGCATCAAGCACTTGTAGACGATTGGGAAATAAGAAATGGCGAGATGCATATTCAGTTTCTTGATGCCTGGCTTGATCAATCAATGACACAACTTACTGCAATGGGGGATGAGTGACAATGAAAACAAGGTACTCGTTTGGCGGGGATGATCACATTTTCGCTGAAGTCGGGGAAGAGATGTCATTGGAGGCATTCTTCAAGAGTCTTTCTGTGACAACAGCTGTGAGGGACAGTCAAATAAACGGGGTGCAAGAGGTTTGTCCAGCCAATGCCTCATACCAAGTTAAATTCAATCCCGACCTAATCAAGCCGCAGGATATGTTGACTGAATTACAGAAAATCGAGGGGGAGGCAGAAAATGCAGAAGCCAAAATCAGTACTCGTGTCGTCGAAGTTCCAGTCTACTACAGAGACCCTTGGACAAATGAAACCTTGATGCGTTTTCGGGAACGGCATCAGGATCCTGATGGCACTGATCTTGAATATGCTGCCAAGATCAATGGTTTTGATTCAGTTGATACATTCATTGAGGCACATTCAGCGTCTCCATGGTTTGTAACCATGGTTGGTTTTGTCGCCGGACTGCCATTCATGTATCAAATGGTCGAAAGAGAAAGACAAATTGAAGTGCCGAAATACCTTCGTCCCAGAACAGATACACCGAAGTTAACCGTTGGTTATGGCGGGTGTTTCGCCTGCATTTATTCGGTGAGGGGAGCGGGGGGTTACCAGATGTTCGGAATTACTCCGATGCCCATATTCGATCCAAATCAGCAAATCAGTTACTTGCAAGATTTCATGGTGTTCTTTAGTCCTGGCGACATAGTGAAGTTCAAACCTATTGGCCGGGCAGAATACGATGCGCAGGTAGAGGCTGTAGAGGCAGGAAGATTCGAGCCGCAAATTTGCAATTTTGAATTTTCTCTGGCGGATTTTCAAAAAGATATTGATCAGTACAACGAGCGAATTAAGGAGTTACTTCATGGGAATTAAATTCATCTCTCCCGGTTTAGCTACTTCGGTACAGGATTTGGGGCGTCCCGGCTATTATCACTTGGGTATTCCTATATCCGGTGGTATGGATCGGGTGGCCGTGCGATCTGCGAATTTACTGGTGGGTAATCCAGAGGATGCCGCTGTTTTAGAGTGTGTTTTTATGGGGCCTGAGGTGGAATTCACTCGTGATGCAGTGGTTTCTGTTACCGGTGCCGAGATTCCTCCAACTGTGGACGGGGAAACGAAAGAAACCTGGACTTCGTTCTCTGTAAAGTCTGGACAAGTACTGAGTTTCGGGTACTTGAAATCCGGGGCTCGCGCCTATATTGCGATCTCTGGCGGCATTGATGTTCCGATTGTACTTGGCAGTCGTTCAACCTACAGTTTGGGAGCGTTGGGAGGCTTCAATGGCCGGAATCTTCAAGCAGGAGATGAGGTAGCCATCGGTACAAGTTCGGGTATCGTTAAAGAGGGAAGGACAGTTCCGAAACGGCTAAGACGCGAACTTGCCTCTACTGCTGAATTACGGATGTTGCCTGGTCTGTATTGGCATCGCATTACAGATGAATCGAAGTCAACATTCTTTGAAGATGTCTGGATTGTGGCTTCGGAGGCCGATCGCATAGGGTACAGATTCAAGAATGGGCGAAGTTTAGAGTTCAATGAACGAAAGCAACCATTTGGAGCTGGTTCAGACCCGTCTAATATTGTTGATGGTTGTTATCCGTATGGTTCGATTCAAGTACCTGGCGGCACAGAACCAATCGTGTTGCATCGCGATGCGGTATCCGGCGGCGGCTACTTTATGATCGGCACAGTAATCTCAGCTGACATGGACTTAATCGGACAGTTGCAACCAAATATGCCAACCCAGTTCGTTAACGTGAATATGGAAGATGCGCTTAATGCTCGGGCCGAAAGAAGCGCAAACATGGAGGCTATTCGAGAGTGTCTGGTCTAAACTGGCAAAGCCAGTATAGGCACACTAATTTGGTTGAGCACCACGTTTGACCAAAAAGGAACTCAATTCAAAGGAACTCAGCATTTTTTCATGACTTAGTCAAAATCGATAATTTTTTGGGAAATAGTAATGTCAGAAAAACATTTATTGATCGCAGGGAGTTTTTGACGGCATCCTGTTTGGCTGTTGTTACAGCGGCAACTACAAAACTTGGATTCATTGCCAAGTCAGCGCAAGCAGACTCATTATGGAAATTTATTGCAAAATCTGAGGCAGACCTTTTTTATCGGAACAGGTTGCCGGATGATCAAACGCCTTTGGTGAATGACCCTGTTGCAAAAGCAGTAAATTTGTTCGATTGGAACTTCCCAGAGCTAGTGGAAAATGCGACAGGAGGAACATTCGGGTCAAAGGGCATGCCTGAAAATTTCAGCGAAACTATCGAGGTGCCTGAGGCATATCTCGGTATGCCAGTTGCGATCGTAGGCGCAGGTGCTTCAGGATTGTCTGCTGGATTCGAGTTGATGAAACTTGGTCTGAAACCAGTGTATTACGAAGTTCAGACACAGAGCGATTCTTCTGGCAAAATGCATGCCCGTCCATACGGGCGAATTTTCAGTTGGGACTTTGGAGGTAACGGGGAACTCAGTCCCGGTGGTGCAGGATGGTACCCAGACGGAAAGTTGACTACGTCAAGTGTGATGCCAAATTCCCAAAACACTCACAATTGGGGGCGACGTGTTGCTGAACTAGGAGGAATGCGATTTCCAGCCACTCAGCTAACCCTACG is a window from the Acidiferrobacterales bacterium genome containing:
- a CDS encoding NAD(P)/FAD-dependent oxidoreductase, with product MGNSNVRKTFIDRREFLTASCLAVVTAATTKLGFIAKSAQADSLWKFIAKSEADLFYRNRLPDDQTPLVNDPVAKAVNLFDWNFPELVENATGGTFGSKGMPENFSETIEVPEAYLGMPVAIVGAGASGLSAGFELMKLGLKPVYYEVQTQSDSSGKMHARPYGRIFSWDFGGNGELSPGGAGWYPDGKLTTSSVMPNSQNTHNWGRRVAELGGMRFPATQLTLRTYTDSIFQNGYYYGDSFDSPWVPFRDPGLYSAKNNPDPSKGGVVMPSDNDTIEFDTVYNTKGIFKDRGSAEPTNPEDYSDTDRVAVGTTLADSNQAVYNLTFKYFDLLYGDVDPSNPYKGILTPIKEQMRLTLQTFCHSIYFQSIKRGHFNVPPVRIRNNRTKKNFLSGFEPPTTIRPLSGASISSCSFRDNNTATGVLRAF
- a CDS encoding biotin-dependent carboxyltransferase family protein, with translation MGIKFISPGLATSVQDLGRPGYYHLGIPISGGMDRVAVRSANLLVGNPEDAAVLECVFMGPEVEFTRDAVVSVTGAEIPPTVDGETKETWTSFSVKSGQVLSFGYLKSGARAYIAISGGIDVPIVLGSRSTYSLGALGGFNGRNLQAGDEVAIGTSSGIVKEGRTVPKRLRRELASTAELRMLPGLYWHRITDESKSTFFEDVWIVASEADRIGYRFKNGRSLEFNERKQPFGAGSDPSNIVDGCYPYGSIQVPGGTEPIVLHRDAVSGGGYFMIGTVISADMDLIGQLQPNMPTQFVNVNMEDALNARAERSANMEAIRECLV
- a CDS encoding LamB/YcsF family protein; this translates as MSVLVNCDMGESYGIYKMGEDEKLMPLINLANVACGFHGSDPNHMRKTVELAKQNEVQVGAHPSLPDRQGFGRRAMTIERDELTNIIIYQIGALNGFLGRENMKLNHIKPHGALYGMAARDESVAHAICDAAEPFGVPLLGMKNTVHERVYKARGMQFLAEYYADLEYDDSGNLIITREHDPVDPKVAAERCRRAIEEGTTESVNGKSVEVGSDCICVHSDTPNAVDVAVAVREIVDLYTSEANQ
- a CDS encoding acetyl-CoA carboxylase; translated protein: MSTKQIISQLPGTFYRRPSPDQHFYKEEGDTVAVGETIGLIEVMKSFHEVKSDHDGKISKFLVDDEDAVMAGQPIADVN
- a CDS encoding sugar ABC transporter ATP-binding protein encodes the protein MIDLATSAETTRNEGGLPDKGRPPLLELKGITKYFSGTLALEEVNFSLLPGEVHVLFGENGAGKSTLISIVSGAHRPDAGRVEFHGTPIETFSVHHARALGISTVFQEFSLVPQLTVEENLFLGAENTRYGFLDRSQNRQKARDVLNRLGFSIDPAKQVSFLSRAEQQMIEIAKSFRSDSTVLILDEPTASLTNQEAEQLFALIEKLKVQGAGIIYITHRINEIRRIGDRITVLRDGKTIATVDAGTSENQLMQLMTGRVIDQIFPELKFQPSNTVLEVKDLSTTDGRVGGVSMQLAQGEIVGMAGLVGSGKSEVARACFGLSRIGAGKIVLNGATIDKPTPRRMLDRGLFYITSDRREEGLMMTRNARENLTIAALSTAMFSQGQILRRRKEAIHAKQLAKQLNVQPGNIEQLVEHFSGGNQQKILLAKSLTRKVKLFVFDEPTVGVDVGTRVAIYQFIAGLCKDGAAVLLISSDLPEILHMTHRVYVMRQGSVSAELRGREINQESVLRNCFSPKDVN
- a CDS encoding acetyl-CoA carboxylase biotin carboxylase subunit, which encodes MAIKRLFIANRGEIAVRIIRSARSMGIHTIQAYSEADVDSLAVRYADEAVLIGKPPAAKSYLNIEAVLAGAKKTKADAVHPGYGFLAENGDFADAVEAAGLIFVGPRGNTIRHLADKVAARSAANAAGLPTVPGSSGRVSANHPLDVIDSNLEFPVLIKAAAGGGGRGIRIARDEDEFCRLAPQAAIEAQSAFGDNGIYVEAYIENARHIEVQVIGDGSRTVHFYDRECSLQRNRQKIWEEAPASVLSTEIREKLCQSAVAFSESVGYRSAGTMEFLYDVEKEKFYFLEMNTRIQVEHPVTECITAVDLIRESILVADSGRLHLNQEDIVLNGHSIECRINAEDPVKGFMPSPGTVAVLNLPGGPGVRFDSMLFSGCQIPPYYDSLVGKLIVWDDSREQALQRMKVALNELEIEGISTTKLLHQALVDDWEIRNGEMHIQFLDAWLDQSMTQLTAMGDE
- a CDS encoding LysR substrate-binding domain-containing protein, producing the protein MNITFRKIRYFIAVADSGKISSAATNLNISQSAVSAAIMSLEEEIGAPLFQRQSGGVQLTYEGYQFLSHAQNILAAVSEATRGLRLSGRTLQGKVKVGLTYTVSGYFIPQILTRFSRSFPEVVVQMHEWHRDDIESKIANGEIDIAVILVSNLRNTEEIDSKVLLRSRRRLWLWADHPLLNVDPIGFSEVSEQPYIMLTVDEAENSAMRYWSSTGFTPNVVFKTTSVEAVRSMVATGMGVTILSDMVYRPWSLEGQHVEVKNVVGPVESMDVGLIWNKNLEMNPPAKAFFDYLSLTFSDAGLGWHQQ
- a CDS encoding carboxyltransferase domain-containing protein, with the protein product MKTRYSFGGDDHIFAEVGEEMSLEAFFKSLSVTTAVRDSQINGVQEVCPANASYQVKFNPDLIKPQDMLTELQKIEGEAENAEAKISTRVVEVPVYYRDPWTNETLMRFRERHQDPDGTDLEYAAKINGFDSVDTFIEAHSASPWFVTMVGFVAGLPFMYQMVERERQIEVPKYLRPRTDTPKLTVGYGGCFACIYSVRGAGGYQMFGITPMPIFDPNQQISYLQDFMVFFSPGDIVKFKPIGRAEYDAQVEAVEAGRFEPQICNFEFSLADFQKDIDQYNERIKELLHGN
- a CDS encoding ABC transporter permease; this encodes MKGRGSMKIFSVCGRILKVAFVRLGVLPFLLLIAVIVFTILSDNFLSGRNFLNVIRQSTYLTLVAVGQMFALLTGGFDLSVGTILAVTSVVGATVMAAAFVAMPESIGLVIMIGILVGVFAGTLIGVVNGIGVAVFNVSPFMMSLGMASVGFGAALYMTGGTPVYGMPIEFGDIFGFGSVYGTPTPVLVAAIVVLVLFFVVNWTRIGRYFYAVGGNIKAARLSGINTRLTLFLAYVCCGFMTAIAGILLTARLDTGEANIGATMPLESIAACVIAGVSLRGGIGRLENVVLGALFIGLVQNGMNLARIESYLQIVVIGLLLIFAVVADQFRLRVIAGMQG
- a CDS encoding IS1595 family transposase, whose amino-acid sequence is MKHIEALRWKDGRVCPRCESRQTTEASHKTMPYWCRACRKYFSVKTGTLMEGSNITYRKWLMGIYLLSTSLKGVSSYKLANDTGMHQSNAWFMAHRIRAAWANNASELFGCQVEVDETYLGGWEKNKHKDRKLNAGRGTVGKTAVVGIKERGSRQIKSFRVADTKAITLHRIVCDSVSQGSTVYTDDATAYEGLQQHG
- the torT gene encoding TMAO reductase system periplasmic protein TorT, translating into MKKILSIAVAVGLFGGSSAFAENWYPYPVEVWNPPFDMASPRTTVDYQPLEKAEKAWDICVSFPHMKDAYWLAVDYGVVAESERLGVKMQLVEAGGYTNLNTQISQIEDCVARGADAVVIGAISFDGMNNLVSEIRGKGIPVIDVINGMSSSELSAKSLVSFGEMGYKAGEYIANLHPAGSGKVQVAWFPGPPGAGWVEAGNAGFQEAVSGSDIEVVDTKYGDTGKEVQLKLVEDVLEANPDVQYIVGTSPTVEASISLLRSRGLSDQIKLLAYYFTPGVFRGIQRGQVLAAPTDSAVIQGRIAIDQAVRILEGKSYEQHVGPALYVIDSNNINTFDRSSSLAPDDFKPKFTVN